The Candidatus Zixiibacteriota bacterium genome includes a window with the following:
- a CDS encoding FliA/WhiG family RNA polymerase sigma factor → MATMQKSTTRKHPADADMTQMAQTAVTARARKSRKWEVTERDWSRYQKCRSEEMRQQLLEKYLPLVRNVASRMAMGFPRSVELSDLVNTGVIGLIEAFGNYDSARGVKFETYAVPRIRGAILDELRALDWVPRSTRAKSREIDRAYTGLENELGRKPQNAEIAHRMNISVQELHLAMDDVHGTNVLSLDEVVYREDDNRQVPRIETIVDGSVGNILSDIEKGELRSFLVVAIDRLTDQEKLVIALYYFEELTLKEIGEVMHISESRVSQIHTRAVAKLRGMVKERFALTG, encoded by the coding sequence ATGGCTACGATGCAAAAATCGACGACCAGAAAACACCCGGCTGATGCCGATATGACCCAGATGGCTCAAACGGCTGTGACCGCCAGGGCCAGGAAATCTCGCAAGTGGGAAGTCACTGAACGGGATTGGTCCCGCTATCAGAAATGCCGTTCCGAGGAAATGCGCCAGCAACTACTCGAAAAATACCTGCCGCTGGTTCGCAATGTTGCCTCGCGCATGGCTATGGGTTTTCCCCGGTCGGTGGAATTATCGGACCTGGTTAACACCGGCGTCATCGGGTTGATCGAGGCGTTTGGAAATTATGACTCCGCTCGTGGTGTGAAATTCGAAACGTACGCCGTACCGCGTATCCGCGGAGCCATTCTTGATGAACTGCGTGCTCTGGACTGGGTGCCGCGCTCGACCCGTGCCAAGTCGCGCGAAATCGATCGCGCCTACACCGGTCTCGAAAACGAACTCGGTCGTAAGCCGCAAAATGCAGAAATCGCGCACCGCATGAACATTTCGGTGCAGGAGCTTCACCTGGCTATGGATGATGTCCACGGAACTAATGTCCTCTCGCTCGACGAAGTTGTCTACCGTGAGGATGACAACCGCCAGGTCCCCCGAATCGAAACGATTGTCGACGGCTCGGTGGGGAATATCCTGAGCGATATCGAAAAAGGCGAACTGCGCTCTTTCCTGGTGGTGGCCATTGACCGCCTGACCGACCAGGAGAAGCTGGTTATCGCTTTGTACTATTTCGAAGAATTAACCCTGAAGGAGATCGGTGAGGTGATGCACATCTCCGAATCACGCGTATCGCAGATTCACACCAGGGCTGTCGCCAAACTGCGCGGCATGGTGAAAGAGAGATTTGCCCTTACCGGTTGA
- a CDS encoding AAA family ATPase, with translation MFKQTFTRAPEHGRAAVVISILSGKNGVGKTVVTFNLADRLAARGLRVLMVDGDLYSGNLHVLAKATCDFGLGEFADRSLSLKEAVYRIKPGWDLLGGFRNSENLDPEDETASRRLIRNLLKQAVDYDFILVDHSSGVTQTAIMAAHTSDLNLLLLVPELSSISDCYGLFKFLKRSNPRLDCRLLVNRTEGVEEAEYIIRKFSALSERFLGVSPQTVGFLPEDESVRRSVAGQTTLAGLDQPSDALYAFDELAARLLTDFGITPTGTRLSNRKRINGLTIKADTRE, from the coding sequence TTGTTTAAGCAGACTTTCACCCGCGCCCCGGAACATGGCCGTGCTGCCGTGGTGATTTCCATTCTGTCCGGTAAGAACGGCGTAGGCAAGACTGTTGTAACGTTCAATCTGGCTGACCGGCTGGCTGCTCGGGGGCTCCGCGTCCTGATGGTCGACGGTGACCTTTACAGCGGCAATCTGCATGTTCTCGCCAAGGCAACCTGCGATTTCGGTTTGGGCGAGTTCGCCGATCGAAGCCTGAGCCTTAAAGAAGCGGTATACCGAATCAAGCCGGGTTGGGACTTATTGGGAGGATTCCGCAACAGTGAAAATCTGGATCCTGAAGATGAAACCGCTTCCCGTCGCCTGATACGCAACCTGCTCAAACAGGCTGTTGATTACGATTTCATCCTGGTCGACCATTCTTCCGGTGTTACTCAAACCGCCATTATGGCCGCCCATACTTCAGATTTGAACCTGTTGCTGCTGGTACCGGAGCTTTCCTCTATCAGCGATTGTTACGGTCTGTTCAAGTTTCTCAAACGCAGCAATCCCCGCCTTGACTGCCGCCTGTTGGTCAATCGGACCGAAGGGGTCGAAGAGGCTGAATATATCATCCGCAAGTTCTCAGCGCTTTCCGAGCGGTTCCTCGGCGTTTCCCCGCAAACCGTGGGCTTTTTGCCGGAGGATGAATCAGTACGCCGGAGCGTAGCCGGTCAGACCACCCTGGCAGGGCTGGATCAGCCCAGCGATGCGCTATATGCGTTCGATGAACTCGCCGCCCGGCTGCTGACCGATTTCGGGATAACTCCGACCGGGACGCGGCTTTCAAACAGAAAAAGAATCAATGGCTTAACGATAAAGGCCGATACAAGGGAATAG
- the flhA gene encoding flagellar biosynthesis protein FlhA yields MAEQPGQQSVMQILNNRSDIVLAMGVVAIIGVLIIPIPTVMLDFALAFNITFSLVVLLTTLYITRPLDLSVFPGMLLIVTLMRLSLNVASTRLILGQAFAGDVINSFGNFVVQGNYVVGFIVFVILVIIQFVVITKGATRISEVAARFTLDAMPGKQMAIDADLNAGIITEQEARRRREDIAREADFYGAMDGASKFVRGDAIAGILITVINIIGGFIIGIVQSGMTLPEALRTYSLLSIGDGLVTQIPALLISTASGIIVTRSAASGNMGKDMSGQLTRQPRAIMVAAGVLVVFGFVPGMPTMTFVLLGALAGVAGYFTNQAQKKQQRVERVRESQQAQQNATPPEPRAEDLLKVDTLSLEIGYGLIPLVDAKQGGDLLKRVGAIRKQLASELGIIVPPVRIRDNVQLKPNEYRIKVKGVTVDKYELMIDHLLAINPGFVDDKIEGFSAVEPAFKLKATWIIPNLKEIAEAKNYTVVEPTAVLATHLTEIIRTAAPEIMSRQDVQRLVDNLKQDSPALVDSTIPDVVSLGNLQKVLQSLLSERVSIRDLGSIIETVSDYIGATKEPDVLAEYVRMNLRRQITDMYRDKNNRIHVFTIDPAVEQKLSESVQNTKQGLMLVMDPSLTDRLLGKIEKQTEKMQTEGHTPICITSPNVRLALRRLVEARVSSLAVVSYNEIMPDVELISTGVVRFDDDH; encoded by the coding sequence ATGGCTGAGCAACCCGGACAACAATCAGTTATGCAAATCCTGAACAACCGGTCGGATATCGTGCTGGCTATGGGTGTGGTTGCCATCATCGGCGTCCTGATCATTCCGATCCCGACCGTAATGCTGGATTTCGCCTTAGCCTTCAACATCACCTTTTCACTGGTGGTGTTGCTGACCACACTCTATATCACCCGGCCGCTGGATTTGTCGGTGTTCCCCGGCATGCTTCTGATTGTCACCCTGATGCGGCTCTCCCTCAACGTTGCCTCGACCCGCCTGATCCTCGGACAGGCGTTCGCCGGTGACGTGATCAACTCCTTCGGTAATTTCGTGGTCCAGGGTAACTATGTCGTAGGTTTCATTGTCTTTGTCATCCTGGTCATTATCCAGTTCGTTGTAATTACCAAGGGCGCCACTCGTATCTCGGAAGTGGCCGCTCGTTTCACTTTGGATGCCATGCCCGGCAAGCAGATGGCTATCGATGCCGATCTCAATGCCGGCATTATCACCGAGCAGGAAGCCCGCCGTCGCCGCGAGGATATAGCGCGTGAGGCCGATTTCTACGGTGCTATGGACGGTGCTTCCAAGTTCGTCCGGGGTGATGCCATCGCCGGTATTCTGATCACCGTTATCAACATCATCGGTGGTTTTATCATCGGTATCGTTCAATCCGGCATGACGTTGCCGGAAGCTCTCCGGACCTATTCGTTGCTGTCGATTGGTGACGGTCTCGTTACACAGATCCCGGCTCTGCTGATTTCAACCGCGTCCGGTATCATCGTCACTCGCTCGGCGGCCTCCGGCAACATGGGCAAGGATATGTCAGGTCAGTTGACCCGCCAACCTCGTGCCATCATGGTGGCTGCCGGAGTTCTGGTGGTTTTCGGTTTTGTTCCCGGCATGCCCACCATGACCTTCGTATTGCTGGGTGCTCTTGCCGGAGTGGCCGGTTATTTCACTAATCAGGCTCAGAAGAAACAGCAGCGGGTGGAACGGGTTCGTGAAAGTCAGCAGGCTCAGCAGAATGCAACCCCGCCGGAACCGCGTGCCGAGGATCTCCTCAAAGTCGACACTCTCAGTCTGGAAATTGGCTATGGTTTAATCCCGCTGGTCGACGCCAAACAGGGAGGCGATCTGCTCAAGCGCGTGGGGGCGATCCGTAAACAGTTGGCTTCAGAACTCGGCATCATCGTGCCGCCGGTGCGTATCCGTGATAATGTTCAACTTAAGCCGAATGAGTATCGCATCAAGGTCAAGGGAGTTACCGTTGACAAGTACGAACTGATGATTGATCACCTCCTGGCTATTAATCCCGGTTTTGTCGACGACAAGATCGAGGGCTTCAGTGCCGTCGAACCGGCTTTCAAGCTCAAGGCAACCTGGATCATTCCGAATCTCAAGGAAATCGCCGAGGCCAAGAATTACACCGTGGTGGAACCGACAGCCGTACTGGCGACTCATCTGACCGAAATCATTCGTACCGCTGCGCCGGAAATCATGAGCCGTCAGGATGTCCAGCGCCTGGTTGATAATCTCAAGCAGGATTCTCCGGCCCTGGTCGATTCGACCATTCCCGACGTCGTTTCGCTCGGCAACCTCCAGAAAGTTCTCCAGTCGCTATTGAGTGAACGTGTTTCTATCCGCGATCTCGGATCCATAATCGAGACGGTTTCCGATTACATCGGCGCGACTAAGGAGCCTGATGTCCTCGCCGAGTACGTCCGCATGAATCTGCGTCGCCAAATAACCGACATGTACCGCGATAAAAACAATCGCATCCATGTCTTCACCATAGACCCGGCCGTCGAGCAGAAACTCTCCGAATCGGTCCAGAATACCAAACAGGGGCTCATGCTGGTCATGGACCCGTCGCTGACCGATCGCCTGCTGGGCAAAATCGAGAAGCAGACGGAGAAAATGCAAACCGAAGGTCATACCCCGATTTGCATTACCTCGCCGAACGTCAGGCTGGCGTTGCGCCGCCTGGTTGAAGCCCGGGTATCCAGTCTGGCCGTGGTCTCCTACAACGAAATCATGCCGGATGTCGAATTGATCTCCACCGGAGTCGTGAGGTTTGACGATGATCATTAA
- the flhB gene encoding flagellar biosynthesis protein FlhB, with the protein MADESFQERTEKATNRRRQKVREEGRVLKSQEVNAAAMLIFGFLTLYALGPYMAAQAQMLMRYTMANAATIAASDPTFATVFSQYVIRFFTIMAPVLTVVVIVALVANVVQVGFRITPKSLEPKFEKLDLVKGFKRLFSARSVVQLGRDLIKLTIVGIVAYKAIDGEFESFFLLPDMTVAQLASAMGKLAIMLGLKVGGIMVVIAVLDYAYQKYEFEKSIRMSKQELKEEHKETEGSPQLKSRVRQIQRQMARQRMMRTVPQADVVVTNPTHLAVALKYDPEEMSAPMVVAKGARLVAQRIKEIARQHNIPVIEDKPLARSLFKLCEIGEVVPEKLFKAVAELLAYVYRLKKKVVR; encoded by the coding sequence ATGGCCGACGAGAGTTTCCAGGAAAGAACTGAAAAAGCGACTAACAGGCGGCGCCAGAAAGTCCGCGAGGAAGGTCGTGTTCTCAAATCGCAGGAGGTTAACGCCGCCGCGATGTTGATTTTCGGTTTCCTGACTCTGTATGCCCTCGGTCCGTATATGGCTGCTCAGGCTCAGATGCTCATGAGGTATACCATGGCTAATGCGGCGACTATCGCCGCCTCTGACCCGACTTTTGCCACGGTTTTCAGCCAATACGTGATTCGCTTCTTTACCATAATGGCGCCGGTTCTCACAGTGGTAGTGATAGTGGCGCTGGTAGCGAACGTCGTGCAGGTCGGTTTCCGCATCACGCCCAAGTCGCTCGAACCGAAATTCGAAAAATTAGACCTGGTCAAGGGCTTCAAGCGTTTATTCTCGGCTCGTTCCGTCGTCCAACTCGGCCGCGATCTGATCAAGCTGACGATTGTCGGCATCGTGGCCTACAAGGCGATCGATGGTGAGTTTGAATCATTTTTCCTGCTTCCCGATATGACCGTGGCTCAACTCGCTTCGGCCATGGGCAAGCTGGCCATAATGCTTGGTCTCAAGGTCGGCGGCATCATGGTCGTGATAGCCGTACTCGACTACGCTTACCAGAAATACGAGTTCGAGAAATCAATCCGGATGTCCAAACAGGAACTGAAGGAAGAGCATAAAGAGACTGAGGGTTCCCCGCAGCTCAAGTCTCGTGTACGTCAGATTCAACGCCAGATGGCTCGCCAGCGCATGATGCGGACGGTGCCGCAAGCCGATGTCGTGGTAACCAACCCTACCCATCTGGCGGTAGCTCTAAAATACGATCCCGAAGAAATGTCCGCCCCGATGGTTGTCGCCAAAGGCGCGCGCCTCGTGGCTCAGCGCATCAAGGAAATAGCTCGTCAGCATAACATCCCGGTTATCGAGGATAAACCGCTGGCTCGTTCCCTGTTCAAGTTGTGCGAGATCGGCGAGGTCGTGCCTGAGAAGCTGTTCAAGGCTGTGGCTGAGTTGCTGGCTTATGTCTATCGCCTCAAAAAGAAGGTAGTCAGGTAA
- the fliR gene encoding flagellar biosynthetic protein FliR produces MFEFINYGSDKLQLLLLVIMRASGLFVIAPVLGERQIPRLVKAGLLILLSMLLMSSLSTQAVPVAGSVWQLAGLAVKELLIGLIIGLIFKLLFIGVFTAGSIAGYQMGFAIVTVYDKNLSNQVSILGRFWNLLAVLIFLTIDGHHLVVSALANSYTVIPPGGMGQGAAVGEMVIKYTAYLFVIGLKIAAPVMITLFLTDVALGTIAKTMPTMNVFFVGFPIKIAAGLLVMGMSLPIFAYVLKQSTAYLDRQMFIIFHALGEA; encoded by the coding sequence TTGTTTGAGTTCATAAACTACGGGTCCGATAAACTGCAACTACTGCTTCTGGTGATCATGAGAGCCAGTGGGTTGTTCGTCATCGCTCCGGTTCTGGGCGAGCGTCAGATTCCGAGATTGGTCAAAGCCGGATTGTTGATTCTGCTGTCGATGCTTCTGATGTCATCGCTCTCGACACAGGCTGTTCCGGTGGCCGGGTCGGTCTGGCAGTTGGCCGGGCTTGCCGTTAAGGAACTCCTGATCGGTTTGATCATCGGCTTGATTTTCAAGCTGTTGTTCATCGGCGTTTTTACGGCCGGTTCCATAGCCGGTTATCAGATGGGTTTTGCCATCGTGACCGTTTATGACAAGAACCTCTCCAATCAGGTATCCATTCTCGGTCGGTTCTGGAATCTCCTGGCTGTGCTGATATTTCTGACCATTGACGGTCATCACCTGGTGGTCTCGGCCTTGGCCAACAGCTATACGGTTATCCCGCCCGGCGGCATGGGGCAGGGGGCGGCTGTCGGCGAAATGGTGATCAAGTACACTGCTTATCTATTCGTAATCGGATTGAAAATTGCCGCACCGGTAATGATCACGCTGTTCCTGACCGATGTCGCCCTGGGCACGATTGCCAAGACGATGCCGACCATGAACGTGTTCTTTGTCGGTTTCCCGATCAAGATTGCTGCCGGTCTCTTAGTGATGGGTATGTCGCTGCCGATTTTTGCCTACGTGCTGAAGCAGTCGACCGCTTATCTCGACCGGCAGATGTTCATCATTTTCCATGCTCTTGGGGAGGCGTAG
- the fliQ gene encoding flagellar biosynthesis protein FliQ, translating into MTPQMVVSIGREALMLTVMIAGPMLLFGLVVGVLIALFQAITQIQEMTLTFVPKILAVATALLIFLPWMINMATDFTRHIFELIPTLVG; encoded by the coding sequence ATGACACCGCAAATGGTTGTAAGTATCGGGCGTGAAGCCCTCATGTTGACGGTTATGATTGCCGGACCGATGCTCCTTTTCGGACTTGTGGTCGGCGTTCTGATAGCCTTGTTCCAGGCCATTACCCAGATTCAGGAAATGACCCTGACATTTGTCCCCAAAATCCTGGCCGTGGCTACGGCTCTGTTGATTTTCCTTCCCTGGATGATCAACATGGCGACCGATTTCACCCGCCATATCTTCGAGTTGATTCCAACCCTTGTCGGATAG
- the fliP gene encoding flagellar type III secretion system pore protein FliP (The bacterial flagellar biogenesis protein FliP forms a type III secretion system (T3SS)-type pore required for flagellar assembly.), with translation MKKLITTSMLVLLALMLVPSSASPQTLPSVSVEVGKAEDSDSLSTTLQIVILMTVLALAPSILIMITSFIRIVVVLAFLRQAMGIQQMPPNQLLVSLALILTFFIMSPIIGDAYNNGIKPFMEDQISKEEAFDRAVDPFKKFMLAQTREKDLALFVNVAKLERPETAADVPLEVLVPGFVISELRTAFQIAFVLFIPFLVIDMVVASVLMSMGMMMLPPVIVSLPFKILLFVLVDGWYLLVKSLVESFHM, from the coding sequence ATGAAAAAACTGATCACCACATCTATGCTCGTACTGCTGGCTCTTATGCTGGTTCCGAGCAGCGCTTCTCCTCAAACACTCCCGAGTGTCTCGGTCGAGGTCGGTAAGGCCGAAGACTCCGACAGCCTTTCCACTACTCTCCAGATAGTTATCCTCATGACCGTGCTGGCCCTCGCGCCGTCGATCCTGATAATGATCACATCGTTTATCAGAATTGTGGTAGTGCTGGCATTTCTGCGTCAGGCTATGGGGATTCAACAAATGCCGCCGAACCAGTTGCTGGTGTCGCTGGCTCTGATTCTGACCTTCTTCATCATGTCGCCGATTATCGGTGATGCCTACAACAACGGTATCAAACCGTTCATGGAGGATCAGATCAGCAAGGAAGAGGCGTTCGATCGGGCGGTCGATCCATTTAAAAAGTTTATGCTGGCCCAGACGCGCGAAAAAGATCTTGCCCTGTTCGTCAATGTTGCCAAGCTCGAACGTCCCGAGACCGCCGCTGATGTTCCGCTTGAAGTGCTCGTGCCCGGATTCGTGATCTCGGAGCTGCGGACTGCGTTCCAGATTGCTTTCGTTCTGTTCATCCCGTTTCTGGTGATCGACATGGTTGTGGCTTCAGTACTCATGTCCATGGGTATGATGATGCTGCCGCCTGTAATCGTATCTTTACCGTTTAAAATCCTGTTGTTCGTCCTGGTTGACGGCTGGTATCTGCTGGTCAAGTCGCTGGTCGAATCGTTCCACATGTGA
- a CDS encoding flagellar biosynthetic protein FliO has translation MKPKTSWKTMLVILGVAFAGLALLSVGDGKAAGNAAVTAIEQTAPTAEAPASAVAEESDTALAEEFSGSVTPALLRMGIALVAVVACIYLGLLLLKKTMGKKFSSNRSGKSLEVIETTYLAPKKQISLVRVAGKAVLIGMTESQISMLIELDEDQTAELLAADKEEPLPAQGFDQLIGKAAKHLARMGLKRKEPALES, from the coding sequence ATGAAACCGAAGACCTCATGGAAAACCATGCTGGTAATTCTCGGTGTGGCTTTCGCCGGTCTGGCGCTGTTAAGTGTCGGCGACGGTAAAGCCGCCGGTAATGCGGCCGTGACGGCGATTGAGCAGACTGCCCCGACCGCTGAAGCGCCGGCATCAGCCGTTGCGGAGGAGAGTGACACGGCTCTGGCCGAGGAGTTCTCCGGGTCCGTTACTCCGGCTTTGTTGCGTATGGGGATCGCCCTGGTTGCGGTAGTCGCCTGCATCTATCTGGGTCTGCTGTTGCTGAAAAAGACGATGGGCAAGAAATTCAGCAGCAATCGTTCCGGCAAGAGCCTGGAAGTGATTGAAACCACCTATCTCGCACCTAAAAAACAAATATCCCTCGTTCGTGTTGCCGGGAAAGCGGTTCTCATTGGAATGACTGAATCGCAAATCTCGATGCTGATCGAACTGGATGAAGACCAAACCGCCGAGCTGCTGGCGGCCGATAAGGAAGAACCTCTGCCCGCGCAGGGATTCGACCAGTTGATCGGAAAAGCGGCAAAGCATCTGGCCAGGATGGGCCTGAAACGAAAAGAACCGGCGTTGGAATCGTAA
- the fliN gene encoding flagellar motor switch protein FliN, which produces MTEENKLETPEEVQADAVAQDESAAAAASENDTPNLTADDDSIDPEAEALLNDLPRGGRGPVINKGDVSEEDAEAAMLAMLDELPQDDAGARPEDIDFGAATAAKAEFQQLTESSHKDDKQNIDLLLDVNLPVSIELGRTRMTIEDILALGPGSVVELNKLAGEPVDLLVNYKVVARGEVVVIDENFGVRITQLLSPEERLRALGEQ; this is translated from the coding sequence ATGACCGAAGAAAACAAACTGGAAACCCCGGAAGAAGTTCAGGCTGACGCTGTCGCTCAGGATGAGTCGGCGGCCGCGGCCGCTTCCGAAAACGATACGCCGAATCTCACGGCCGATGACGATTCCATCGATCCTGAGGCTGAAGCGCTGCTTAACGATCTGCCGCGAGGCGGTCGTGGACCGGTGATAAACAAGGGTGATGTCTCGGAGGAGGATGCCGAGGCGGCCATGCTGGCAATGCTTGATGAGTTGCCGCAGGATGACGCCGGTGCACGCCCCGAAGATATTGACTTCGGCGCCGCCACCGCAGCCAAGGCTGAATTTCAGCAGTTGACGGAGTCCTCCCACAAAGATGATAAACAGAACATCGATCTGCTTCTTGATGTCAATTTACCGGTTTCGATCGAGTTGGGTCGTACCAGGATGACCATTGAGGATATTCTGGCGCTGGGACCGGGTTCGGTGGTCGAGCTTAACAAACTCGCCGGTGAACCGGTTGATCTGCTGGTAAACTACAAGGTGGTGGCTCGCGGTGAAGTGGTCGTCATCGACGAAAACTTCGGCGTTCGTATCACTCAGTTGCTCAGTCCCGAAGAACGTCTCCGGGCGCTCGGAGAGCAGTAA
- the fliM gene encoding flagellar motor switch protein FliM, with protein sequence MAKILSQDEIDALLTTVTAGDDGPDEDSFDHDKLRSVIAYDFKHPNRVSKDQIRTLENMHDNFAGHYGSTLSAVLRTIVDVDLVSVDQITYSEFIMSLVTPSCTYTFAAPPMEGGCLVDFNPTLTFSLIDRMFGGNGKILETERELTGIERTVVGRLVGKLYADLERVWENILKIQIEQKSFETNPQFIQIVPPGETVVVVSFQIKLFQSTGLLTICYPYVSLEPIITKLSAQNWIDATKRRVHEVDRETNYRNVSRVDVDIWAELAKTNLKVKDFLRLQAGDIVSADTRISTPVNVFVNKRKKFLARPGLSGKKKAIQITERCDLEQQEI encoded by the coding sequence GTGGCGAAGATTCTCTCTCAGGATGAGATTGATGCTCTATTGACGACCGTGACGGCCGGAGACGACGGGCCGGATGAAGACAGCTTTGACCATGACAAATTACGATCGGTCATTGCCTACGACTTCAAACACCCCAACCGTGTCTCCAAGGATCAGATCCGGACTCTTGAAAACATGCATGACAACTTCGCGGGTCACTATGGCTCGACGTTGTCGGCTGTGCTCAGGACGATCGTCGATGTGGATCTGGTCTCGGTCGATCAGATCACATACTCCGAGTTCATCATGTCTCTGGTGACACCTTCGTGCACGTATACCTTTGCCGCGCCGCCGATGGAAGGCGGTTGCCTGGTCGATTTCAATCCGACACTGACCTTCTCGCTGATCGATCGCATGTTCGGCGGCAACGGAAAGATTCTCGAAACCGAACGTGAGTTGACCGGTATCGAAAGAACGGTAGTAGGACGTCTGGTCGGCAAGCTCTACGCCGATCTGGAACGAGTCTGGGAAAACATCCTGAAGATCCAGATCGAGCAGAAGAGCTTCGAGACCAATCCGCAGTTCATTCAGATCGTTCCCCCCGGTGAAACGGTGGTGGTGGTATCGTTCCAGATCAAACTGTTCCAGTCGACCGGTTTGCTGACGATTTGCTATCCTTATGTTTCACTCGAACCGATTATCACCAAACTCTCGGCGCAGAACTGGATTGACGCCACCAAGCGCCGGGTGCATGAAGTTGACCGTGAGACCAACTACCGCAACGTCTCTCGGGTGGATGTCGATATCTGGGCGGAACTGGCCAAGACCAATCTGAAGGTAAAGGATTTTCTGCGGTTACAGGCCGGTGATATCGTTTCGGCCGACACCCGCATTTCTACCCCCGTCAACGTGTTTGTCAACAAACGCAAAAAATTCCTGGCGCGCCCGGGTTTGTCCGGAAAAAAGAAGGCTATTCAGATCACCGAACGATGCGATCTGGAACAGCAGGAGATATAG
- a CDS encoding flagellar basal body-associated FliL family protein, with product MAADDEKTTVQTGDAEAAPPPAKGGNKMILFGGIGVGAIVIGVLLALFVIKPMMSGSSEETPADEEETEVVESSHDSHESEGHGGHGEEGKSKGSSIIYAMKDIVVNPAGTGGSRFLSASVSFELGSPSLEAKFQDREPIVRDALITILSSKSVTQLTDPKQKEIVRYQIKKRVAALMETDKINGVYFTDFVLQ from the coding sequence ATGGCAGCGGACGACGAAAAGACTACGGTCCAGACGGGCGACGCTGAAGCCGCTCCGCCGCCGGCCAAAGGCGGCAACAAGATGATCCTTTTCGGAGGAATAGGTGTCGGAGCTATCGTTATCGGTGTGCTCCTGGCTTTGTTCGTGATAAAGCCGATGATGTCCGGTTCTTCGGAGGAAACTCCCGCAGATGAGGAAGAAACCGAAGTGGTTGAATCCTCCCACGACTCCCACGAAAGTGAAGGTCACGGTGGTCATGGCGAAGAGGGGAAAAGCAAGGGATCATCGATCATATATGCAATGAAAGATATCGTGGTTAATCCGGCCGGTACCGGAGGCTCACGCTTTCTCTCGGCCTCGGTCAGTTTCGAACTGGGTTCACCTTCATTGGAAGCCAAGTTTCAGGACCGCGAACCGATAGTACGTGATGCCTTGATTACGATTCTTTCGTCGAAATCGGTTACGCAGTTGACTGATCCCAAGCAGAAGGAAATCGTGCGGTATCAGATTAAAAAACGCGTAGCTGCTCTTATGGAAACTGATAAAATCAACGGTGTCTATTTTACCGACTTCGTGCTGCAATAG
- a CDS encoding flagellar FlbD family protein has translation MIKVTRINNSPLVVNAELIEFVETTPETIICLTTGKKIMVKESIDDIIERVAEFKRKSGVRPEEVDTEQIIEGS, from the coding sequence ATGATTAAAGTTACCCGTATCAACAACTCGCCGCTGGTGGTCAACGCTGAACTGATCGAGTTCGTCGAGACCACCCCCGAGACAATTATCTGTCTGACCACCGGGAAGAAGATCATGGTCAAGGAGTCGATCGACGATATCATCGAGCGGGTGGCTGAATTTAAGAGAAAGTCCGGTGTCCGTCCTGAAGAGGTGGACACCGAACAGATTATCGAAGGGAGCTGA